The genomic stretch AATAAAAGATAAGATTTGTGAGCACTTTTTCTTGTTGTCTCGAGATCGGCCTTTGCCATCTCCAATTCATACTCGTACACCAAAACTCATTCATACACCAACGCTGAACCCGAACGACCCGTCGAACACATCTGCCTTGGCTGCTTCGATAGCACTTGCTCTCATCCCCCTGAGATCATGGAAGCTTGGCACCCTGTTGGGCTCATAGAACGTGAGCAGGTTGGTCATGTCTTCGTCCGTCATCTCACACATCTCCTCCCAGCTGTACCTGTCGCTCACGTCCTTCATCCAGGACATGCGCTTGGGGCCCTCCTCGGGCTTGGGCGCAACCTGGCGCAGCTTGACGCGCAGCTCGCCAATGGCCTCAATGGCCCTCCCAGCATTGGACGGCAGCTGCTTCGCAATGAAGCGTCTGATCATGCTCGCCAGCCTCGGCCCCTTGCCATTGGTGGACACCATGATCTGTAGTGGTCCATCGCGGTGCACGCTGCCAAAGTAAAAGTCGCACTCGGGCGGGACATCGGCAATGTTGGCCACCAGGCGCTTCTGCTTGCACAGCTTCCAGATCTGGGTCGAGGCGGCAGGATCGTCGATGGCTACGAGGACCATAGACCAGTCCTTGTCGTCGAGGTCcgaggggaggaagatccGGTCGACGTGGGTTACCTGCTTTTGGGCGACACGATACGAGACTTCGGCGTTCAGGCCGCTCGAGGGACAGATGACGGTGACGACGGCATCGgcgttgaggaggtggacaaTCCGTCCTGCCGCTACCTGGGGAGATGTTGTGAGATATTGTACAGCATAGAAACAAAAGGCAATAGCTGTCACGCacctcaccgccgccgatgaCAAGGACAGGTTTGCCCTTGACCTGCCATGCAATCATCAGGCTCCCGCCGCCCTGGATGGCGGGGTACTTTTCCTGCGGTCGTGATTCAGCCATGCCGCCGTGTGTCTTTGCGGTCgcgacgatggtgatggaagcACGGAAGGGGTTGGCAGCAGAAAAGAAGACATGGCGATGGCGAAATGGGTGGAAAAGCAGACGAGATCGAAAGCGCCATTCAAGAGTCACCATTGGTCCCGTCCCCAGGGCATCCCCGGCCCTCCACcgctttctttcttttttccgtGATGGTTGCTAGGGGCCCTGTGGACCTATCGATAAGCCTTACGGATAGGTAATGGCGCCTGGGAATCCTTGAGCACTGGGACACGGCAACCGTGCAGCCCGCACTTGCAGTGCAGCACACAGCACACCCTGCCCTGGAGCTGCAGCTGCAACCCTGCCTGAGGTCCATCCGCTACAGAGTACCTAGGCCCGGCATCCCCAACACCCGACCCCGACCCCGACCCCGACCAACAGGAACAAGCACCTCAGCATCATGCCCGTTCCTGGGCTCTCCAACATCACATTGCCAGCAACGATACCTTATCGCTATAGGGCTAGCATCGCCGCCCACTCGGCCCTCAGGCGTGCGACgggcagcatcagcatcaccgACATAGGCACCGCAACATGTCGGCGCCCCGGAGGCTGGGAGGTGGCCGCATCCTGGGCAGCGGTAGCAAGGGGCTCGCCCcgccctcgtcgtcatcctcgacTCCTGCTCCAGGAGGTGCCAACCCACGACGGGCCAGCGCCAACACAGCTCGCGCCGTGAGCCCATTCCCGCCCTCGGAAAGCAGTGTTAGCGTCG from Podospora pseudopauciseta strain CBS 411.78 chromosome 3, whole genome shotgun sequence encodes the following:
- the MET8 gene encoding Bifunctional dehydrogenase and ferrochelatase (EggNog:ENOG503NYT8; COG:H); translated protein: MVTLEWRFRSRLLFHPFRHRHVFFSAANPFRASITIVATAKTHGGMAESRPQEKYPAIQGGGSLMIAWQVKGKPVLVIGGGEVAAGRIVHLLNADAVVTVICPSSGLNAEVSYRVAQKQVTHVDRIFLPSDLDDKDWSMVLVAIDDPAASTQIWKLCKQKRLVANIADVPPECDFYFGSVHRDGPLQIMVSTNGKGPRLASMIRRFIAKQLPSNAGRAIEAIGELRVKLRQVAPKPEEGPKRMSWMKDVSDRYSWEEMCEMTDEDMTNLLTFYEPNRVPSFHDLRGMRASAIEAAKADVFDGSFGFSVGV